A genomic stretch from Phycisphaerae bacterium includes:
- a CDS encoding SpoIIE family protein phosphatase has product MRIVIKEGDSFLGDVSFTEDDEVTIGSQPDCSIYLPDARVSALNVLIMPTEEGHWLVENVDPGNRVLLNAHVLTQRTALQNDDEITIHDYVLKVYLEEDLNHAVVQEPELTAEELIRIREFPLPAGSLVRRHSDSLSLTRLQLDRLAGACAVIDGTRDLHDWVETTLNLLLDVFEARCAWVGFRRQSRGELDVQGGKLANGQPCDLNPIIELLRYRCVDRHQHICIRKVREHEYIGSAMGAPLTGKTGSLGMIYVDRRVKTSRFRSSDLDMLSALAARLSLKLQALLEGHAQRSAEISATEISVVHAIQEHLDPKGVPPLEGLKLAAYSRSGQENPGDVYDVMKHPDTPLTALLLGHVNATGALLALSMARLHSTFRVGFLHNDPPHALARALNWLMYDERDPSTVDAVFLTIYPGGRVRYSRAGKIGAFVVGADGQPRPLGAADAPAIGQVRNFEYQSFVEQLAPDETLVLYTRGIATCTDGQGRRFGEHRFITLVCDGFGQPPTTTLQDVTTELISFFKDGRHPDDISIVLLHREED; this is encoded by the coding sequence ATGAGGATAGTGATCAAGGAAGGTGATTCCTTTCTGGGAGACGTGAGCTTCACCGAAGACGATGAAGTCACGATTGGCTCGCAGCCGGACTGCAGCATCTACCTGCCCGATGCCCGTGTTAGCGCGCTCAATGTGCTCATCATGCCTACCGAGGAAGGCCACTGGCTCGTCGAAAATGTTGATCCCGGTAACCGCGTCCTGTTGAATGCCCACGTGCTGACCCAACGGACGGCCCTTCAGAACGACGACGAAATCACGATTCATGACTATGTACTTAAAGTCTATCTCGAGGAAGACCTGAATCATGCGGTGGTCCAGGAACCGGAACTGACGGCCGAGGAGCTGATTCGGATCCGCGAATTCCCGCTGCCGGCCGGCTCCTTGGTTCGTCGTCACAGCGATTCATTGTCTCTCACCCGGTTACAACTGGACCGGCTCGCCGGAGCCTGTGCCGTCATCGACGGCACTCGCGACCTGCACGACTGGGTGGAAACCACGCTTAACCTTCTCCTCGATGTGTTTGAGGCCCGTTGTGCCTGGGTCGGCTTCCGACGACAGTCTCGGGGCGAGCTGGATGTCCAAGGGGGCAAGCTGGCCAACGGCCAGCCATGCGATCTCAACCCAATCATCGAGCTTCTGCGATATCGCTGCGTTGATCGGCACCAGCACATCTGCATTCGCAAGGTTCGCGAGCACGAATACATCGGCTCGGCCATGGGTGCTCCGCTGACGGGCAAAACCGGTTCGCTGGGCATGATCTACGTTGACCGCCGGGTAAAGACCTCGCGCTTCCGCAGCTCAGACCTCGATATGCTTTCCGCCCTTGCTGCCCGGCTCTCGCTCAAACTCCAGGCCCTGCTCGAAGGACATGCTCAGCGCTCCGCCGAAATCTCGGCCACTGAGATCAGCGTGGTGCATGCAATCCAGGAACACCTCGATCCCAAGGGCGTGCCTCCGCTCGAGGGTCTCAAGCTGGCTGCGTACAGCCGCTCGGGCCAGGAAAACCCCGGCGACGTATACGACGTGATGAAACACCCCGACACGCCCCTGACGGCGCTGCTGCTCGGGCACGTCAACGCCACCGGCGCATTGCTGGCCCTGTCGATGGCCCGCCTGCATTCCACCTTTCGCGTCGGCTTCTTGCACAATGACCCGCCGCATGCCTTGGCCAGGGCCCTGAACTGGCTGATGTACGATGAACGCGACCCCTCCACCGTGGACGCGGTATTCCTGACGATCTACCCCGGCGGAAGGGTGCGCTATTCGCGTGCCGGCAAGATCGGGGCGTTCGTCGTCGGAGCCGATGGTCAGCCCCGGCCGCTCGGAGCCGCCGATGCTCCGGCCATCGGGCAGGTCCGCAACTTCGAGTACCAGTCGTTTGTCGAGCAGCTCGCCCCCGACGAGACGCTGGTTCTGTACACCCGAGGCATTGCCACCTGCACCGACGGCCAGGGCCGTCGATTTGGCGAGCACCGTTTTATCACCCTGGTCTGCGACGGTTTCGGTCAGCCCCCGACCACAACCCTTCAGGATGTCACCACCGAACTGATCAGCTTCTTCAAAGACGGTCGCCACCCCGACGACATCAGCATCGTGCTGCTGCATCGCGAAGAAGACTGA